A region of Anopheles merus strain MAF chromosome 2R, AmerM5.1, whole genome shotgun sequence DNA encodes the following proteins:
- the LOC121588414 gene encoding trithorax group protein osa isoform X12, translating into MREECVNPVVRDNEFFLSQTVSDELRGVDSTGQNSNDSTTGGSGGPGNSAGPTGIHGAPGTPNSSSSSSSQGMRPTPSPTGSGSGSRSMSPAVGQQSISMPPRPSSSHSQAPNQQQQGPNHQHGGSNSNLVHGQQQQQQTQGPPPGTPEHHARVASPNRPPSASAQQQQQQLPPVSSAPAGGPALPPSSQAGAAGGSAAAASAMAAQGYQAQPPHPPHMHGGPYKMGPGGPGGMPPGGPGQQMSPYPPPPPHQQPPPQSQQYSPHSPASYSPRPQYPGAYGPSPPVPGPPPPPGTQSAQGPPGSGGPQPPHPPPPGGYPGQHRMPNHVGAGGPPPPPHSQYPPHQYPHQPPSPWGPPHTQQAGGPGGAGAGHVNNHVQQSQQGQGGPPTPGGAGGPRQVKGMPPGPPGAGGVHPQSPQQQQQQQHSQHHQPPPPHHQPHHQAHHQSPHHPGGQSQQPPPQSGSPQPLNYLKQHLQHKGAYSGAPSPTPPPGQGYGNGPGMHPPMGPPHHMGPPMGLPPPPNASSMGPPPPAGTPPNQSPSGAGGSGALGHPQHPSQQEGGHPPSPHGQQQQPPSQPQHPGQQQQSQQSQQQPPHSPHHHPHGPPPPPHQHPGHHPGADVPPQPPHHGLLAGAGQDNGIGNAAGGPGAGGAGGAGGGPHHHHHPHHHHPVTSLVTTGPDGAPLDEASQQSTLSNTSVASGEDPTCSTPKSRKNDHYNQSHLTNTNTPSSSNASPGPHNAHEDFELNSSPTSWPRTPASPVFNSHVPPTPETPFRSTKQKSDSLNKLYEMDDKPDRRVFLDKLLAYMDERRTPITACPTISKTPLDLYKLYVYVQERGGFVEVCKKVTKSKTWKDIAGMLGIGASSSAAYTLRKHYTKNLLPFECKFDRGGIDPGPIIAQVEAGSKKKSAKTTSVPSPGSSNSQDSFPAPGSSSASMDGYGPYPGSGYPPGSTPDYVQQQQQQGAAGGPPGGPPTPGAQAGPGQQQPPQPQQRPPSQQSGTQSPHPGSAPPASGDNISVSNPFDDPVGPQRPPYQQGAPYPPVSRPQGAPYQGQPGGYGQYGAPEQYGPGAGTPPGQYPPPPGQQGQYPPSNRPLYPPYAPPEAGEGSLYRGTPPSSAAPGPPSAADPYRGYGSSPYPPPPQQRAYPPQQQPVVSAAPGVPPAGTPPIPGQTGSAAQGQVPPGGGPPSQQQQQQQQQQPQQAPPPQQQPGAQGQPGAPGGGYPAPVGQPGVPQSAADYYRQQQEQALPYPQPNQPRRHPDFEKSQQPYPPYQQRPQMYPGGWQAGPGGQYRGQYPPQSPQQQWAHNGPRPSGPPGPPGAGVPPGGPPGAPGQWGATADVNRYPPSQQQPPYPTHQQGQQQPWNQMPPTSQNSPIRPPLRGGKPYPPMAGAGGPGVPAPPGTMPGMPPASINTPPQPPGVVGGPPGAAPGAAGGPVVPVSGGPSVVPSPGGGVVVPGSGVPSVAGSVGSAAGTPGATPVPNASPAVAVKTQPTVQGGGGQVQQAGPNFPPAGSGGVQQKRDIVFPSDSVEATTPVLYRRKRITKLDIGQTDAWRIFMALRSGLLVESTWALDVLNILLFDDSSVAYFGLAHLPGLLNLLLDHFQKSLCDMFESGKREGTTNRFSVEGSDRAALLDRMRDIDEEGEEAQREEEATARNGSSSIAVTTTTTETTIKLEPASPMMTTTTTMTTTTTMIKQEKLENGLPEGGDTSLHHNGTRDGGDSKAASNGTSSTIDRRRSAQCYARRNIKRCDSSVELDLGAVKNPPNPEERTLILTSTTNYTMTSRKGRPVKIHPAEDDVFVLDHRRDWDRASDYQYQRDTEVGGDPWTAGHTDPDPHDYIMDTFRAEFVNIPFAKYIKTSAKYAEAAKANGGRNGKRIAAANNNNNCSSNNNNNNSVKCTSKNEREEPQQENASVENSAAVATTATVKNTSDEAPPTAMEVEEEEELLSPPKRRKEDPHLSPAATPTLRTRKDHHIARLMNGESGEEEEQTKEKSDSGLLDKVVKNCIVKKEKAAEEKEATETGDKTTAAGTKGGTAPAPSPMDADCREIDMELEKSSTLSNGPQEAGTKDHRDGSESRTSTTPDREQKKLPKVEANQPPPSPSAALKSSEEKMDVDEEAAGEQQKEDSTTTMTAEVATKAFDIAETVRDPARVLKRRRMSDYEDECYTRDEASLYLVTEGQDALARRCVAISNILRNLTFLPNNETEFSKSSRFLAILGKLLLLNHEHPLRTKKTRNYDREEDADFSDSCSSLQGEHEWWWDFLVQIRENMLVATANISGQLDLSRFDEPISRPILDGLLHWAVCPSAHGQDPFPTLGPNAALSPQRLALEALCKLCVTDANVDLVIATPPFSRLEKLCSVLTRHLCKNEDQVLREFSVNLLHYLAAADSSMARTVALQSPCVSYLVAFIEQAEQSALGVANQHGINFLRDNPDSMGTSLDMLRRAAGTLLHLAKHPDNRPLFMQQEQRLLGLVMSHILDQQVALIISRVLYQCSRGTGPLTTMEIESGGKAFTASNSSSTGAAAAAAASAANSTASSVMEAKGGATDAKSLLSASSMSTNGGSIAGGPSSPSATHASNSSASTPNGAASNAVTAATNGQAASDEFATPSTPSATIAANESADSKAASANASSPAGPSYEESGAASPTTPAEHGASTMANMSTSSPASIGTEVVNPSTGSAAANNTSNSNCSNSSSSNSSSSSSSSSSSGNTVPTSPSAVTAAAAATSPAASVAPSSQHPITASS; encoded by the exons ATGAGAGAGGAATGCGTGAATCCGGTG GTACGTGACAACGAATTCTTCCTCTCGCAGACTGTTTCGGACGAGCTTCGCGGTGTA GATTCGACGGGTCAAAACAGTAATGACAGCACGACGGGAGGTAGCGGCGGGCCTGGCAATTCCGCAGGACCAACGGGCATCCACGGTGCACCCGGCACACCGAACTCCTCCTCTTCGTCGTCGTCTCAGGGCATGAGGCCAACGCCGTCGCCAACCGGTTCTGGTAGCGGGTCGCGTTCTATGTCACCGGCAGTAG GCCAACAAAGTATTTCGATGCCTCCTCGTCCATCCAGCAGTCACTCGCAAGCGCcaaaccagcaacagcaaggaCCGAACCATCAGCAcggcggcagcaacagcaatctCGTGCacggtcagcagcagcagcagcagacgcaaGGACCACCGCCAGGAACACCGGAACACCACGCCCGTGTAGCCTCGCCGAATCGTCCCCCGTCGGCTtccgcccagcagcagcagcaacaacttcCACCAGTGTCGTCCGCACCCGCGGGCGGCCCAGCGTTACCGCCGTCGTCGCAGGCAGGTGCCGCCGGAgggtcggcagcagcagcctccgCGATGGCCGCCCAAGGCTACCAGGCGCAACCGCCCCATCCGCCGCACATGCACGGTGGCCCGTACAAGATGGGCCCGGGCGGCCCGGGAGGCATGCCGCCGGGTGGTCCCGGCCAGCAAATGTCACCGTATCCACCGCCGCCCCCGCACCAGCAGCCACCTCCGCAGTCGCAGCAGTATTCACCACACTCGCCCGCGAGTTACTCGCCGCGTCCGCAATACCCGGGAGCGTACGGCCCGTCGCCACCGGTGCCGgggccaccgccaccgcccggCACCCAATCGGCCCAGGGTCCGCCCGGCAGCGGGGGTCCGCAACCGCCACACCCGCCGCCACCCGGCGGCTATCCGGGACAGCACCGGATGCCGAACCACGTGGGTGCCGGGggaccaccgccaccgccccaCTCGCAGTACCCTCCGCACCAGTATCCGCACCAGCCGCCAAGCCCCTGGGGACCACCGCACACGCAGCAGGCCGGCGGCCCTGGTGGAGCCGGCGCGGGCCATGTAAATAATCATGTACAGCAATCGCAACAGGGCCAGGGCGGGCCACCGACGCCCGGCGGTGCCGGCGGACCGCGGCAAGTCAAGGGTATGCCGCCCGGTCCGCCGGGAGCTGGCGGAGTACATCCGCAGtcgccccagcagcagcagcagcagcaacactccCAACACCAtcagccaccgccaccacatCATCAGCCGCACCATCAGGCGCATCATCAGTCCCCGCACCATCCGGGCGGCCAGTCCCAGCAGCCGCCGCCCCAGAGCGGTTCGCCCCAGCCGCTCAACTACCTGAAGCAGCACCTTCAGCACAAGGGCGCGTACAGTGGAGCGCCCAGCCCGACGCCACCGCCCGGCCAAGGGTACGGCAACGGGCCCGGAATGCATCCACCGATGGGTCCACCACACCACATGGGCCCCCCGATGGGactgccgccgccaccgaaCGCGAGCAGCATGGGTCCGCCGCCACCGGCCGGTACACCACCGAACCAGTCACCGTCCGGTGCGGGCGGCAGTGGCGCCCTCGGACATCCGCAGCACCCGTCGCAGCAGGAGGGCGGGCATCCGCCTTCGCCGCAcgggcaacagcaacagcctCCGTCGCAGCCCCAGCAccccgggcagcagcagcagtcgcaacaatcgcagcagcagcctcccCACTCGCCCCACCATCATCCGCATgggccaccgccgccgccccaCCAGCATCCGGGCCACCATCCCGGTGCCGATGTGCCGCCGCAGCCACCACACCACGGGCTGCTGGCGGGAGCGGGCCAGGACAACGGTATCGGCAATGCGGCTGGCGGACCGGGAgcaggaggagcaggaggagcgGGTGGAGGTccacaccatcaccatcatccccatcatcatcatccagtTACCTCACTCGTTACGACGGGACCTGATGGCGCTCCACTCGACGAAGCCAGTCAGCAGAGCACCTTATCCAATACCTCAGTAG CTTCCGGAGAAGATCCCACGTGCTCGACGCCGAAGTCGCGGAAAAACGACCACTACAACCAAAGCCATCTGACGAACACCAACacgccgtcgtcgtcgaaTGCGTCGCCCGGACCGCACAACGCACACGAAGACTTTGAGCTCAACTCGTCCCCCACGTCCTGGCCGCGGACGCCAGCTAGTCCA GTATTTAACAGTCACGTTCCTCCGACGCCGGAGACACCTTTTAGATCCACTAAG CAGAAATCGGACAGCTTGAACAAGCTGTACGAGATGGACGACAAGCCGGACCGGCGCGTGTTTCTGGACAAGCTGCTGGCGTACATGGACGAGCGAAGAACCCCGATCACGGCCTGCCCGACGATCTCGAAGACACCGTTGGATCTGTACAAGCTGTACGTGTACGTGCAGGAGCGCGGCGGGTTTGTTGAGGTGTGTAAG AAGGTTACCAAGAGCAAAACGTGGAAGGACATCGCCGGCATGCTCGGGATTGGGGCGAGCAGCAGTGCCGCCTATACGCTGCGCAAGCACTACACGAAGAATCTGCTGCCGTTTGAGTGCAAGTTCGATCGCGGCGGTATCGATCCGGGACCGATCATTGCGCAGGTCGAAGCCGGTTCGAAGAAAAAGTCTGCCAAAACGACCTCCGTTCCATCGCCGG GATCATCGAATTCGCAAGACTCGTTCCCAGCGCCCGGCAGCAGTAGTGCCTCGATGGATGGCTACGGACCGTACCCGGGCAGTGGCTATCCGCCCGGCTCCACGCCGGACtatgtgcagcagcagcagcagcagggtgcTGCCGGTGGCCCACCGGGTGGTCCACCAACGCCCGGTGCCCAAGCGGGCCCgggacagcagcagccaccacAGCCCCAGCAGAGGCCACCCTCGCAGCAAAGTGGCACCCAGTCTCCTCATCCAG GTTCAGCACCGCCTGCCTCTGGCGATAACATTAGCGTGAGCAATCCCTTTGATGATCCCGTGGGTCCACAGCGTCCCCCGTATCAGCAGGGCGCTCCCTATCCACCGGTTTCACGTCCCCAAG GTGCTCCTTACCAGGGACAGCCGGGTGGTTACGGGCAGTACGGTGCCCCAGAACAGTACGGACCGGGGGCGGGCACACCGCCCGGCCAGTATCCACCGCCGCCCGGCCAGCAGGGACAGTATCCTCCATCGAATCGGCCGCTGTATCCACCATACGCACCACCGGAAGCCGGAGAAGG ATCTCTCTACAGAGGCACACCACCATCGTCGGCGGCCCCCGGACCGCCATCGGCAGCCGATCCGTACCGGGGCTACGGCAGCTCACCCTACCCGCCGCCACCGCAGCAACGAGCGTAtccgccgcagcagcagccagtcgTCAGTGCGGCCCCCGGCGTTCCGCCCGCTGGTACGCCTCCGATTCCGGGCCAAACGGGTAGTGCCGCCCAAGGGCAGGTGCCGCCGGGAGGAGGACCACCatctcaacagcagcagcaacagcagcagcagcaaccgcagcaAGCGCCGCCTccgcagcagcaaccgggCGCCCAGGGCCAGCCGGGTGCACCGGGAGGAGGCTATCCGGCACCGGTCGGTCAGCCAGGCGTGCCACAGTCGGCCGCTGACTACTACcgacagcagcaggaacag GCTCTTCCCTACCCACAGCCCAACCAGCCCCGGCGCCATCCGGATTTCGAAAAGAGCCAGCAGCCCTATCCTCCATACCAGCAGCGGCCTCAGATGTATC CAGGTGGATGGCAGGCAGGTCCTGGTGGACAATACCGTGGTCAGTATCCTCCGCAGAGCCCCCAGCAGCAGTGGGCGCACAATGGTCCCCGGCCAAGCGGTCCGCCCGGTCCGCCCGGTGCTGGTGTCCCGCCCGGTGGTCCGCCCGGTGCTCCCGGTCAGTGGGGAGCGACCGCGGATGTGAATCGTTACCCTCCCAGCCAGCAACAGCCACCATATCCGACGCATCAGCAG GGACAACAGCAACCCTGGAACCAGATGCCACCGACGTCACAGAACTCACCGATCCGGCCACCACTGCGCGGTGGCAAACCGTACCCTCCGATGGCAGGGGCCGGTGGTCCGGGTGTTCCGGCGCCGCCCGGCACGATGCCGGGAATGCCACCGGCTAGCATCAACACACCGCCGCAACCGCCGGGCGTTGTCGGTGGTCCGCCAGGAGCGGCGCCAGGAGCCGCCGGTGGACCGGTCGTGCCCGTCAGTGGCGGTCCGTCCGTCGTTCCCTCCCCCGGCGGCGGCGTAGTAGTGCCCGGTAGCGGTGTTCCTTCCGTTGCTGGCAGTGTTGGCAGTGCCGCCGGCACGCCAGGAGCAACACCAGTCCCGAACGCTTCGCCTGCGGTTGCCGTCAAAACGCAGCCAACGGTGCAGGGCGGCGGTGGCCAGGTGCAACAGGCCGGTCCGAACTTCCCGCCCGCCGGCAGCGGCGGTGTCCAGCAGAAGCGGGACATCGTGTTCCCGTCGGACAGTGTGGAGGCGACCACGCCCGTACTGTACCGGAGAAAGCGCATCACGAAGCTGGACATCGGGCAGACCGATGCGTGGCGGATATTCATGGCCCTTCGGTCGGGGCTGCTGGTGGAGAGTACCTGGGCACTGGACGTGCTGAACATCCTGCTGTTCGATGACTCTTCCGTGGCTTACTTTGGCCTAGCGCATCTGCCGGGGCTGCTGAATTTGCTGCTCGATCACTTCCAGAAAAGCTTGTGCGACATGTTCGAGAGTGGCAAGCGGGAGGGCACAACCAATCGGTTCAGCGTTGAGGGCTCCGATCGGGCCGCTCTGCTCGACCGGATGCGAGATATCGATGAGGAAGGCGAGGAGGCGCAAAGGGAGGAAGAGGCGACGGCTAGGAATGGATCGTCGTCGATCGCCGTAACCACAACCACTACCGAAACGACCATCAAGCTAGAGCCAGCGTCACCGATgatgacaacaacaacgacgatgacgaccaccaccaccatgatTAAGCAGGAGAAGCTCGAGAATGGTTTACCAGAGGGGGGTGATACGTCGTTGCACCATAACGGAACGCGCGATGGTGGTGATAGTAAAGCGGCCAGCAACGGCACCAGCTCGACGATAGACAGGCGAAGAAGCGCCCAGTGCTATGCGCGACGCAACATCAAACGGTGCGACTCGAGCGTGGAGCTCGACCTGGGCGCGGTCAAGAACCCACCGAACCCGGAGGAGCGTACCCTAATACTGACGTCGACCACGAACTACACGATGACGTCGCGCAAGGGCCGCCCGGTGAAGATCCATCCGGCGGAGGACGACGTTTTTGTCCTCGACCACCGGCGCGACTGGGACCGGGCGTCCGACTATCAGTACCAGCGCGACACCGAGGTCGGGGGGGACCCGTGGACGGCCGGTCATACCGATCCGGATCCGCACGACTACATCATGGATACGTTCCGGGCCGAGTTTGTGAACATTCCATTTGCGAAGTACATCAAAACCAGCGCCAAGTACGCCGAGGCCGCCAAGGCGAACGGTGGGCGGAACGGAAAGCGGATAGCGGCggccaacaataataacaattgcagcagcaataacaacaacaacaacagtgtaAAGTGTACAAGTAAAAATGAGCGCGAAGAGCCGCAGCAGGAGAACGCATCGGTCGAGAATAGTGCCGCTGTGGCTACGACAGCGACGGTGAAAAACACGTCCGACGAAGCGCCGCCCACGGCAATGGAggtggaggaagaggaagagctACTCTCGCCGCCGAAGCGAAGGAAAGAGGACCCGCATCTATCGCCGGCCGCTACGCCGACGTTACGCACGCGCAAAGATCACCACATCGCCCGGCTGATGAATGGCGAGAGtggcgaggaggaggagcaaaCGAAGGAGAAGAGTGATAGCGGCCTGCTGGACAAAGTAGTTAAGAACTGTATAGTGAAGAAAGAGAAGGCAGCAGAGGAGAAGGAAGCGACCGAGACGGGCGACAAAACGACTGCCGCCGGCACAAAGGGCGGCACTGCACCGGCCCCGTCGCCGATGGATGCGGACTGTCGGGAGATCGATATGGAGCTGGAAAAGTCCTCGACGCTGTCGAACGGGCCGCAGGAAGCGGGAACGAAGGATCACCGGGACGGCAGCGAGTCTCGAACTTCGACCACGCCCGACCGCGAACAGAAGAAGCTGCCGAAAGTGGAAGCAAATCAGCCGCCACCGTCCCCGTCAGCTGCCTTAAAATCCTCCGAAGAAAAGATGGATGTCGATGAAGAGGCAGCAGGCGAGCAGCAGAAGGAGGACAGTACGACAACAATGACGGCGGAGGTAGCGACGAAAGCGTTCGACATTGCGGAAACGGTTCGCGATCCGGCGCGTGTGCTGAAGCGGCGCCGGATGAGCGATTACGAGGACGAGTGCTACACGCGGGATGAGGCGAGCCTGTACCTGGTGACCGAGGGTCAGGATGCGCTGGCGCGGCGCTGCGTCGCCATATCGAACATCCTGCGCAATCTCACCTTCCTGCCGAACAACGAGACGGAGTTTTCGAAATCGTCCCGCTTTCTGGCGATTCTGggcaagctgctgctgctcaaccACGAGCACCCGCTGCGCACGAAGAAGACGCGCAACTACGACCGCGAGGAGGATGCCGACTTCTCCGACTCGTGCAGCAGCCTGCAGGGCGAGCACGAATGGTGGTGGGACTTTTTGGTGCAGATCCGGGAGAATATGCTGGTGGCGACGGCCAACATCTCCGGCCAGCTCGATCTGTCGCGCTTCGACGAACCGATCTCGCGcccgattctggacgggctGCTGCACTGGGCGGTTTGCCCTTCGGCCCACGGACAGGATCCGTTCCCGACGCTCGGTCCGAATGCGGCCCTATCGCCGCAGCGGCTCGCGCTCGAAGCCCTCTGCAAGCTGTGCGTGACGGATGCGAACGTGGATCTGGTCATCGCGACGCCGCCCTTCTCGCGGCTGGAAAAGCTGTGCTCGGTGCTGACGCGCCACCTGTGCAAGAACGAGGATCAGGTGCTGCGCGAGTTCTCGGTGAACCTGCTGCACTATCTGGCGGCCGCGGACAGCTCGATGGCACGGACGGTGGCGCTACAGTCACCGTGCGTGTCCTATCTCGTGGCGTTCATCGAGCAGGCGGAACAGTCGGCGCTGGGCGTTGCCAACCAGCACGGCATTAACTTCCTGCGCGACAACCCGGACTCGATGGGCACCAGCCTGGACATGCTGCGGAGGGCTGCCGGTACGCTGCTCCACCTAGCGAAGCATCCGGACAACCGGCCGCTGTTCATGCAGCAGGAGCAACGGCTGCTGGGGCTGGTGATGAGCCACATACTGGACCAGCAGGTGGCACTCATCATTTCCCGCGTGCTGTACCAGTGCTCCCGGGGGACGGGTCCGCTCACGACCATGGAGATCGAATCGGGCGGCAAAGCATTCACAGCCAGCAACTCGTCTTCtactggagcagcagcagcggcagcagcatcggcagcaAACTCCACTGCTTCGTCCGTGATGGAAGCGAAAGGAGGAGCGACGGATGCAAAGTCGCTGCTATCTGCCTCCAGCATGTCCACGAACGGTGGCAGCATTGCCGGCGGTCCTTCCTCTCCGAGTGCGACGCAtgcaagcaacagcagcgcgTCCACTCCGAACGGCGCCGCCAGTAATGCTGTGACAGCCGCAACGAATGGTCAGGCGGCATCGGACGAGTTTGCTACGCCATCGACGCCTTCGGCCACCATTGCCGCTAACGAAAGCGCTGACAGTAAAGCTGCCTCCGCCAATGCCTCCTCCCCAGCCGGACCGAGCTACGAGGAATCCGGCGCAGCGTCGCCGACGACGCCTGCAGAACATGGTGCATCGACGATGGCAAACATGAGCACTTCGTCACCCGCGAGCATCGGTACGGAGGTGGTAAACCCCAGCACGGGTTCAGCAGCCGCAAACAACACCTCCAATAGTAACTGCAGtaacagtagtagtagtaacagcagcagcagcagcagcagtagtagtagtagtggcaATACCGTTCCCACGAGTCCGTCTGCcgttacagcagcagcagcagcaacctccCCTGCCGCCAGTGTGGCTCCGTCTTCGCAACATCCGATAACCGCCTCGTCGTAG